TCCAACAACCGGTAGTTCTGGGCCGCCGGGCCTGCCTGGCGTATGGCCTGCATTTCGGCGTGGGCGCTGGGGTCGTGGCAGCTGATGGACAGGTTGTAGCCTTCCCCCAGTATTTGGCCGTCGCGCACCAGCACCGCTCCCACCGGCACTTCACCGGCAGCGGCGGCCTTATCGGCCAGGGTCATGGCGTGGCGCATCCAACGGATGTCGTCTTCAAGCAAGATGTCGTTCATGGTGGCTCATTATACTGGGGTGGCCAGTGCTGCATCCACTGCCGTGGCCACCGGGCTGCGACATTGACGATTGCCAAGCGCTGACCCATGCTGATATCGCCGGATAAATGATTAAAGGGATTGAAAATGCTCAAGATTGAAGATGCTGATAAGTACGTAGACCAAGGCATCGAGCTGGTTATGGCCTACGCGCCCAAGCTGGTGCTGGCCATCATAGTGCTGCTGGTGGGCCTGTGGCTTATCAAGGGTTTTGCCAAGGTAGTGGACAAGGGCATGGAGTCGCGCAAGGTTGAGGCGACCTTGCGGCACTTCCTGAGGAACATGGTCAGCATCATCTTCAAGATCCTGCTGCTGATCTCCGTGGCTTCTTTGGTAGGTATCGAGACCACGTCCTTCGTTGCCGTCGTCGGTGCCGCCGGCCTGGCCATTGGCCTGGCCCTGCAGGGGAGCCTGGCCAACTTCGCCGGGGGTGTGCTGATCCTGTTCTTCCGCCCCTTCAAGGTGGGCGACTTTATCCAGACCAACGGCTACTCCGGTACCGTCAAAGAAATTCAGATCTTCAACACCATCATGACCACCCCAGACAACAAAAGGGTGATCATCCCCAACGGCAAGGTGTCCAACGACAGCCTGATCAACTTCAGCGCCGAAGCCACCCGCCGGGTCGACTTCGTGTTCGGGGTTAGCTACGGGGCCAATATCGACCAGGTTAAAGCCACCCTCAAGGAACTGCTGGACGCGGATACCCGCATCCACAAGGACCCGGCGCCCATGGTGGTGCTGTCTGAGCTGGCCGACAGCTCGGTGAACTTCACGGTGCGGGCCTGGGTGGATGCGGCCAACTATTGGCCGGTATTCTTCGACACCATGGAGACGGTCAAGAAAACCTTCGACACCAAGGGTATCGAGATCCCCTTCCCCCAGCGGGACGTGCACCTGTACCAGCACGGCGACAAGTGACACTAGCGTCACCCCAGCAAACCCCGGCCCTGCCGGGGTTTTTGTTTTTGCGTCATTACAGGTTAAGGTAAAGCACTCCCCCTCTCTTGCCGCTGCAACCTCTTACCCAAAACAAGGACAGCGGAAGATGAAAATCAGGACCCTTATCACCAGCCTCTGGCTGGCC
This window of the Gallaecimonas xiamenensis 3-C-1 genome carries:
- a CDS encoding mechanosensitive ion channel family protein translates to MLKIEDADKYVDQGIELVMAYAPKLVLAIIVLLVGLWLIKGFAKVVDKGMESRKVEATLRHFLRNMVSIIFKILLLISVASLVGIETTSFVAVVGAAGLAIGLALQGSLANFAGGVLILFFRPFKVGDFIQTNGYSGTVKEIQIFNTIMTTPDNKRVIIPNGKVSNDSLINFSAEATRRVDFVFGVSYGANIDQVKATLKELLDADTRIHKDPAPMVVLSELADSSVNFTVRAWVDAANYWPVFFDTMETVKKTFDTKGIEIPFPQRDVHLYQHGDK